From the Deinococcus humi genome, the window CACCCTCAAACGGGTGTCGCTGGAACTCGGCGGCCACGCCCCGTACCTGATCTTCGCCGACGCCGATCTGGACCAGGCGGTGGCTGACGTGATCGCCTGCAAGTTCCGCAATGCAGGGCAGACCTGCGTGTGTACCAACCGCATCTACGTTCAGCGCGAGATCCTGGAGGCGTTTACCGCCCGATTGACGAAGGCGGTGGGGGCGCTGAAGGTGGGTGATCCACTGGACCGGGAGACGCAGATCGGCCCGCTGGTGGACGGCCAGGGTCTGGAGAAGGTGAAGCGGCATGTAGAGGACGCAGTGACTCAGGGCGCAGTAGTGGCAATTGGTGGTGAGGCAGGCGACGGTCTGTACTTCCAGCCCACCGTCCTGACGGGCGTGACCTCCGACATGCTGGTGATGCGGGAAGAGACCTTCGGTCCTGTGGCTCCGCTGCTCGCCTTTGATACGGAAGACGAGGCAGTCCAGGCGGCGAACGATACCGAGTTTGGCCTCGCCGCGTACCTCTGGACAACCGACCTGAACCGCGCCTTCCGCGTCAGCGAACGGTTGGAGTACGGCATCATCGGCCTGAACGATCCGGTGCCGAGCACCGCTCAGGCCCCTTTTGGCGGCGTCAAACAGAGTGGGTATGGGCGGGAGGGTGGTCACTGGGGGATTCAGGAGTACCTGAATACCAAGTACCTGAGCATGACCGTGCGCTGAGCCCAGGCAGGCTGCACTACAGCTGAAGGTCCATGACGTGTTCCCGCATGTCATGGACCTTCTCTCTTCAACATGGAAGTGCAGTGTTGAGACGGCGAGGCCTGCGGGCCATGGCTGTTGCTCCGATATCCAGCCAAGAGCTCCTGATCTCGCATGATCAGAAATCCGCTCTCAGACGCAGCTTCTCTGATTCGAAG encodes:
- a CDS encoding NAD-dependent succinate-semialdehyde dehydrogenase: MTTSESARPMQATFELRSPSSSEVIAQIPDHGAAEAVAAANRAVAAFATWRSTTAYARAALLRRFFDLMLRDEQDIAVLIAREMGKPVTEALGEVRYAASFLEWYAEEAKRIFGDIVPSQVPGKRLLVTHEPVGPVYAVTPWNFPAAMATRKIAPALAAGCTVILKPAEQSPLTALKMRDLWTEAEGPADTFQVITASDPVVITKVMMDDARIRKVTFTGSTEVGRLLAAQAAPTLKRVSLELGGHAPYLIFADADLDQAVADVIACKFRNAGQTCVCTNRIYVQREILEAFTARLTKAVGALKVGDPLDRETQIGPLVDGQGLEKVKRHVEDAVTQGAVVAIGGEAGDGLYFQPTVLTGVTSDMLVMREETFGPVAPLLAFDTEDEAVQAANDTEFGLAAYLWTTDLNRAFRVSERLEYGIIGLNDPVPSTAQAPFGGVKQSGYGREGGHWGIQEYLNTKYLSMTVR